One window from the genome of Streptococcus halotolerans encodes:
- a CDS encoding YitT family protein has translation MSKKVKSFILLNIGSIVAAFGFNAFFLPNNIVTGGIGGLAISFHELFSWDAALFMMVSNIPLLLLCYFYLGKPIFLKTIYGSLVYPIFIKLTQGAPVITENPFLAALFGGIIVGAGLGLVFWSDSSTGGTGIIIQLLGKYTPITLGQGVILVDGIITAVGFFVFDGDTVMYSIIGLVTISYIINAVQTGFTTLNTVLIVSQKHKEIKTYINTVADRGVTEIPVKGGYSGSNHIMLMTTVSGYEFIKLQEAITAIDETAFLTVTPTSQASGRGFSLQKNHARLDDDIMMPM, from the coding sequence ATGTCTAAAAAAGTGAAAAGCTTCATTCTTTTAAATATCGGTTCTATTGTAGCAGCGTTTGGCTTTAACGCTTTCTTTCTGCCTAATAATATTGTTACAGGTGGTATTGGAGGGCTAGCGATTAGTTTCCATGAATTATTTTCTTGGGATGCTGCTCTTTTTATGATGGTATCTAATATTCCACTGCTCCTCTTGTGCTATTTTTATTTAGGGAAACCCATTTTTCTAAAAACAATTTATGGATCTCTTGTTTACCCTATCTTTATTAAATTAACACAAGGAGCTCCTGTCATTACTGAAAATCCTTTTTTAGCTGCCTTATTCGGTGGGATTATTGTCGGTGCTGGATTAGGATTGGTTTTTTGGAGTGATTCCTCTACTGGAGGAACCGGTATTATTATTCAATTACTAGGAAAGTATACTCCTATTACCCTAGGCCAAGGGGTTATTCTAGTAGATGGGATCATTACTGCTGTCGGATTTTTTGTTTTCGATGGTGATACTGTCATGTATTCTATTATAGGACTCGTTACCATTAGCTATATCATAAATGCTGTTCAAACTGGCTTTACAACCTTAAACACTGTGCTAATTGTTTCTCAAAAACATAAAGAAATCAAAACCTACATTAATACTGTTGCCGATAGAGGGGTAACAGAAATCCCTGTTAAAGGGGGCTACTCTGGTTCTAATCATATCATGCTAATGACTACGGTTTCTGGTTACGAATTTATCAAACTACAAGAAGCTATTACTGCCATTGATGAAACAGCATTCTTAACAGTAACACCTACTTCTCAGGCATCTGGACGCGGATTTAGCCTTCAAAAAAATCATGCTAGACTAGATGACGATATCATGATGCCAATGTAA
- the trpS gene encoding tryptophan--tRNA ligase, with the protein MSRPIILTGDRPTGKLHLGHYVGSLKNRVILQDEDRYDMFVFLADQQALTDHAKESAIIKESIGNVALDYLSAGLNPEKSTIFIQSQIPELAELTMYYMNLVSLARLERNPTVKTEIAQKGFGESIPSGFLVYPISQAADITAFKANLVPVGNDQKPMIEQTREIVRSFNHTYQTNVLVEPEGMYPANEAAGRLPGLDGNAKMSKSLGNGIYLSDDMDTVRKKVMSMYTDPNHIRVEDPGQIEGNMVFHYLDIFGREEDQAEIAAMKEHYQRGGLGDVKTKRYLLEILERELAPIRSRRLEYAKDMGEVFRMLKDGSDKARKVASQTLAEVKDAMGITYF; encoded by the coding sequence ATGAGTAGACCAATTATTTTAACCGGAGATCGTCCTACAGGCAAGTTACATCTAGGACATTATGTAGGATCACTTAAAAATCGGGTGATTTTACAAGATGAGGATCGCTATGATATGTTTGTTTTTTTAGCAGATCAACAAGCCTTAACAGATCATGCTAAAGAATCAGCCATTATCAAAGAGTCTATTGGTAATGTGGCTCTTGATTATCTGTCTGCTGGTTTAAATCCAGAAAAATCGACTATTTTTATCCAAAGTCAGATACCTGAATTAGCTGAATTAACGATGTATTACATGAATTTAGTTTCTTTGGCACGCTTAGAACGCAACCCAACGGTTAAAACAGAGATTGCCCAAAAGGGTTTTGGGGAGTCTATTCCATCAGGTTTTTTGGTATACCCTATCTCTCAAGCAGCAGATATTACTGCCTTTAAAGCTAATTTGGTTCCTGTTGGAAATGATCAAAAACCTATGATTGAACAGACACGTGAGATTGTTCGTAGTTTTAATCATACTTATCAGACAAATGTTTTAGTAGAACCTGAAGGGATGTATCCAGCTAATGAAGCAGCAGGTCGTTTGCCAGGTCTTGATGGTAATGCTAAGATGTCTAAATCGTTAGGTAATGGTATTTACCTGTCTGATGATATGGATACTGTGCGTAAAAAAGTCATGAGTATGTACACGGATCCAAATCACATTCGTGTGGAAGATCCAGGTCAAATCGAAGGAAATATGGTTTTCCATTATTTGGATATTTTTGGACGTGAAGAAGATCAGGCTGAGATTGCAGCTATGAAAGAGCATTATCAACGCGGTGGACTTGGAGATGTAAAAACCAAACGTTACCTGCTTGAGATTTTAGAGCGTGAATTAGCACCGATACGAAGTCGTCGCTTAGAATATGCCAAAGATATGGGTGAAGTTTTTAGAATGCTTAAAGATGGCAGCGATAAAGCACGAAAAGTTGCTAGTCAGACACTAGCTGAAGTGAAAGATGCAATGGGTATTACTTATTTTTAA
- the arcC gene encoding carbamate kinase gives MKKQKIVVALGGNAILSTDASAKAQQEALISTSKSLIKLVKEGHDVIVTHGNGPQVGNLLLQQAAIDSEKNPAMPLDTCVAMTEGSIGFWLQNALDNELKEQGLDKEVATVITQVVVDPKDKAFTNPTKPIGPFLTKEEADKQAEESGAKFKEDAGRGWRKVVPSPKPVAIKEIKTIQTLLEAGQIVIAAGGGGIPVIQEENGFLKGVEAVIDKDFASQTLAELVDADLFIVLTGVDHVFINFNKPNQEKLEKVSVAELENYIKEEQFAAGSMLPKVEAAMAFVNNKPDSKAAITSLENLGELIDSESGTIIVNS, from the coding sequence ATGAAGAAACAAAAAATTGTTGTGGCACTGGGAGGAAATGCTATCTTATCAACAGATGCTTCGGCAAAAGCGCAACAAGAAGCACTGATTAGTACTTCCAAATCTCTAATCAAATTAGTAAAAGAAGGACATGATGTTATCGTTACCCATGGTAATGGTCCTCAAGTTGGTAATTTATTACTTCAACAAGCTGCCATTGATTCCGAAAAGAACCCTGCCATGCCACTTGATACCTGCGTTGCCATGACAGAAGGAAGTATTGGCTTTTGGCTCCAAAATGCCCTTGATAATGAACTTAAAGAGCAAGGCTTAGACAAAGAAGTGGCCACAGTTATTACGCAGGTTGTCGTTGATCCTAAAGACAAAGCCTTTACTAATCCAACTAAGCCAATTGGTCCATTTTTAACGAAAGAAGAAGCTGATAAGCAAGCTGAAGAAAGTGGCGCTAAATTTAAAGAAGATGCTGGTCGTGGTTGGCGTAAAGTAGTTCCTTCACCAAAACCAGTTGCCATCAAGGAAATCAAAACAATTCAAACTCTGCTTGAAGCAGGACAAATTGTTATTGCAGCTGGCGGAGGTGGTATTCCAGTTATTCAAGAAGAAAATGGCTTTTTAAAAGGGGTTGAAGCTGTTATTGATAAAGATTTTGCCTCACAAACATTAGCTGAACTCGTTGATGCTGACTTATTTATCGTTTTGACTGGGGTTGATCATGTCTTTATCAACTTTAACAAACCCAATCAAGAAAAATTGGAAAAAGTTTCTGTTGCAGAATTAGAAAACTATATCAAAGAAGAACAATTTGCAGCAGGATCTATGTTACCAAAAGTCGAAGCTGCTATGGCTTTTGTTAACAACAAACCAGACTCTAAAGCTGCGATCACTTCTTTAGAAAATCTAGGTGAGCTTATTGATAGTGAGAGTGGAACAATTATTGTAAACAGCTAA
- a CDS encoding dipeptidase, whose amino-acid sequence MKTFITQKHHDEFLEATKTIVGYPSVLKEGENGTPFGQAIQDVLEKTLDICQHIGFKTYLDPEGYYGYAEIGQGNETLAILCHLDVVPEGDIQLWDTHPFECVEKDGKLYGRGTQDDKGPSMMALYATKALLDAKVDFNKKIRFIFGTDEETLWRCMNRYNEIEEKATFGFAPDSSFPLTYAEKGLLQAKLHGLGSQQITLDAGQAYNVVPAKASYAGKDLTDLARELDSLNFEYQLDDQQLTVYGLAQHAKDAPKGINAIVRLAKALTNLTDHPTLDFLAKMVDEDGRGLHIFGDVQDRPSGILSFNAAGLTITPESSEIRLDIRIPVLADKDEIVKKLKDVASDYQLTYEEFDYLAPLYVPLESEVVDTLLTVYRDKTGDMQEAKSSGGATFARTMENCVAFGALFPHAEQTEHQENECIVLEDAFKAMDIYAEAIYRLTR is encoded by the coding sequence ATGAAAACTTTCATCACTCAAAAACATCATGACGAATTTCTAGAAGCCACTAAAACAATTGTTGGTTATCCCTCTGTCTTAAAAGAAGGTGAAAATGGGACACCTTTCGGTCAAGCTATCCAAGACGTGTTAGAAAAGACCTTGGACATTTGTCAACATATAGGCTTTAAAACATATCTTGATCCAGAAGGCTACTATGGTTACGCTGAGATTGGACAGGGAAATGAAACGCTGGCCATCCTCTGTCACTTAGACGTGGTCCCTGAAGGAGACATTCAGTTGTGGGACACTCATCCTTTTGAATGCGTTGAAAAAGACGGTAAGCTTTATGGCCGTGGTACTCAAGATGATAAGGGCCCATCGATGATGGCACTTTATGCCACCAAAGCACTACTAGATGCTAAGGTTGACTTTAACAAAAAAATTAGGTTCATTTTTGGAACCGATGAAGAAACCTTATGGCGTTGCATGAACCGTTACAACGAAATAGAAGAAAAAGCAACTTTTGGCTTTGCACCAGATTCTAGTTTCCCGTTAACCTATGCTGAAAAAGGGTTATTACAAGCTAAATTACACGGTCTAGGCAGTCAGCAAATCACCCTAGATGCTGGACAAGCCTATAATGTAGTTCCTGCTAAAGCTAGCTATGCGGGTAAAGATCTAACTGATCTTGCTCGTGAATTAGATAGCCTTAACTTTGAATATCAACTAGACGATCAGCAACTAACCGTTTATGGACTTGCTCAACATGCTAAAGATGCCCCTAAAGGAATAAATGCTATTGTCAGACTGGCTAAGGCACTGACGAATCTTACTGACCATCCAACTTTAGACTTCTTAGCAAAAATGGTCGATGAAGATGGACGAGGTCTTCATATTTTCGGAGACGTTCAAGATCGCCCTTCAGGAATCTTGTCATTCAATGCTGCTGGATTAACCATTACCCCAGAATCATCAGAAATTCGTCTAGATATTCGTATTCCAGTCTTAGCCGATAAAGACGAGATTGTTAAAAAATTAAAAGATGTTGCTAGTGACTATCAACTTACCTATGAAGAATTTGATTATTTAGCACCATTATACGTTCCTTTAGAAAGTGAAGTCGTAGATACTTTACTCACGGTCTATCGCGACAAAACCGGTGACATGCAGGAAGCGAAATCATCTGGCGGCGCTACATTTGCTAGAACAATGGAAAATTGTGTTGCTTTTGGTGCCCTGTTCCCTCATGCTGAACAAACAGAACATCAAGAAAATGAGTGTATCGTACTAGAGGATGCTTTTAAAGCCATGGACATCTACGCTGAAGCAATCTACCGTTTAACAAGATAA
- a CDS encoding YfcC family protein: protein MTEQAKRKFKIPSSYTVLFIIIAIMAVLTWFIPAGSYDTTESGSVISGTYKTVQSNPQGIFDILMAPVRGMLGIEGTDGAIQVSFFILMVGGFLGVVNKTGALDTGIASVVKKNKGREKLLIFILMPLFALGGSTYGMGEETMAFYPLLIPVMMAVGFDSIVAVAIILIGSQIGCLASTINPFATGVAADAAGISIADGIIWRVIQWIVLVGMSTWFVYNYATKIEKDPKKSLVADKAAEHKEFFKLQHNGEELTKRQSHVLVIFALTFIIMILSLIPWEDFNIKLFSDINTFLTGLPGIGTVLGKTMGAFGTWYFPEITMLFIMMAVLVAFVFKMTEDDFFSSFLSGAGEFLGVAIICAVARGIQVIMNSGMITATILHWGENGLSGLSSQIFIVLAYIFYLPMSFLIPSTSGLAGATMGIMAPLGQFSNVPSHLVITAFQSASGVLNMISPTSAIVMGALALGRVDLTTWWKFIAKFIVAVMVTSVLLLVVATFFV from the coding sequence ATGACAGAACAAGCTAAACGGAAATTTAAAATTCCTTCTTCCTACACTGTTCTCTTTATCATCATTGCTATTATGGCCGTTTTAACCTGGTTTATTCCAGCAGGTTCTTACGACACTACTGAAAGTGGCAGTGTTATTTCAGGAACATATAAAACGGTACAATCCAATCCTCAAGGTATCTTTGATATCCTAATGGCTCCTGTACGTGGGATGCTAGGTATTGAGGGAACAGACGGAGCTATTCAGGTTTCATTTTTCATCCTTATGGTGGGGGGATTCCTGGGAGTTGTTAATAAAACAGGCGCTCTTGACACAGGGATTGCATCTGTTGTCAAGAAAAATAAAGGTCGTGAAAAATTATTAATTTTCATCTTGATGCCTCTATTTGCCCTAGGAGGATCAACTTATGGTATGGGTGAAGAAACCATGGCTTTCTATCCTCTCCTCATTCCAGTCATGATGGCTGTTGGTTTTGACAGTATTGTAGCGGTAGCTATTATTCTCATTGGATCACAAATTGGCTGTCTGGCTTCTACGATTAACCCATTTGCTACTGGAGTAGCTGCGGATGCAGCAGGGATTAGTATTGCTGATGGTATTATTTGGCGTGTTATTCAATGGATTGTTTTAGTTGGCATGTCCACTTGGTTTGTTTACAACTACGCTACTAAAATCGAAAAGGATCCTAAAAAATCACTTGTTGCTGACAAAGCAGCTGAACACAAGGAATTCTTTAAACTACAACATAATGGTGAAGAGTTAACAAAACGTCAAAGTCACGTGCTTGTTATCTTTGCTTTAACATTCATTATTATGATTCTAAGTCTCATTCCTTGGGAAGATTTTAATATCAAACTATTTTCAGATATCAATACCTTCTTAACTGGACTTCCTGGTATTGGTACAGTTTTAGGTAAAACAATGGGAGCATTTGGTACTTGGTACTTCCCAGAAATTACAATGCTCTTCATCATGATGGCTGTGCTTGTAGCGTTTGTCTTTAAAATGACAGAAGACGACTTTTTCTCATCATTTTTGTCAGGTGCTGGTGAATTTTTAGGTGTTGCTATTATTTGTGCTGTTGCGCGTGGTATCCAAGTTATTATGAACAGTGGTATGATTACAGCTACCATTCTTCACTGGGGTGAGAACGGGCTTTCTGGTCTCTCTTCACAAATATTTATTGTTTTAGCTTATATTTTCTACCTTCCAATGTCATTTTTAATCCCTTCAACCTCAGGCTTAGCTGGAGCTACTATGGGAATTATGGCACCTCTTGGACAATTTTCAAATGTACCTTCACACTTGGTAATCACTGCCTTCCAATCTGCATCAGGCGTTCTAAATATGATTTCTCCAACTTCAGCTATTGTTATGGGTGCACTTGCCCTAGGGCGTGTTGACTTAACAACTTGGTGGAAATTTATCGCTAAATTTATTGTTGCCGTTATGGTAACAAGTGTATTATTGCTTGTTGTAGCAACATTCTTTGTTTAG
- the argF gene encoding ornithine carbamoyltransferase: MTQVFQGRSFLAEKDFTRQEFEYLIDFAAHLKDLKKRGVPHRYLDGKNIALLFEKTSTRTRAAFTTAAIDLGAHPEYLGANDIQLGKKESTEDTAKVLGRMFDGIEFRGFSQEMVEELAEFSGVPVWNGLTDAWHPTQMLADYLTVKENFGKLEGLTLVYCGDGRNNVANSLLVAGTLMGVNVHIFSPKELFPAEDIVQLAEGYAKESGAHVLVTDNADEAVKGADVFYTDVWVSMGEEDKFKERVELLQPYQVNMELIKKADNEDLIFLHCLPAFHDTNTVYGKDVAEKFGVEEMEVTDEVFRSKYARHFDQAENRMHTIKAVMAATLGNLFIPKV, encoded by the coding sequence ATGACTCAAGTATTTCAAGGACGTAGCTTTTTAGCAGAAAAAGATTTTACACGTCAAGAATTTGAATATTTAATTGATTTTGCGGCTCATTTGAAAGACCTCAAAAAACGTGGGGTACCGCACCGTTATCTTGATGGTAAAAACATCGCCCTCTTATTTGAAAAAACATCAACACGGACACGTGCTGCTTTCACAACAGCTGCTATTGATCTCGGCGCACATCCTGAATACCTTGGTGCTAATGACATCCAATTAGGGAAAAAAGAATCCACTGAAGACACTGCTAAAGTATTAGGTCGTATGTTTGATGGGATTGAATTCCGTGGCTTTAGCCAAGAAATGGTAGAAGAATTAGCTGAATTCTCTGGCGTTCCAGTATGGAATGGGTTGACAGATGCTTGGCACCCTACTCAAATGCTAGCTGACTACTTAACGGTCAAAGAAAACTTCGGTAAACTAGAAGGGCTAACCTTGGTATACTGTGGAGATGGCCGTAATAACGTCGCAAACTCTCTATTAGTAGCGGGAACCTTGATGGGCGTTAACGTTCACATCTTCTCTCCAAAAGAACTCTTCCCAGCTGAAGATATTGTCCAATTGGCTGAAGGCTACGCTAAAGAATCTGGAGCACATGTTCTGGTGACAGATAATGCGGACGAAGCTGTTAAGGGCGCTGACGTGTTCTATACTGACGTTTGGGTGTCAATGGGAGAAGAAGACAAGTTCAAAGAACGTGTTGAACTCTTGCAACCATATCAAGTGAATATGGAACTCATTAAGAAAGCTGACAATGAAGACTTGATCTTCTTGCACTGCCTACCAGCCTTCCACGATACTAATACTGTGTATGGTAAAGATGTCGCTGAGAAATTTGGTGTTGAGGAAATGGAAGTAACAGATGAAGTCTTCCGCAGTAAATATGCGCGTCATTTTGACCAAGCTGAAAACCGTATGCACACAATTAAAGCTGTGATGGCTGCAACACTTGGAAATCTATTCATTCCAAAGGTCTAA
- a CDS encoding GNAT family N-acetyltransferase → MSVIVNQLPYQRAASLYIRFCVFVLERQISMEEEFDDNDEQGTVYAVLYDGKQPVATGRFLPETQTKARLTRIATLKEYRGKGHGTTIITALEQYAKEQGYHHLVIHAELTAKPFYQKLGYQAFGDCYIEDGEPCQSLEKQLT, encoded by the coding sequence ATGTCAGTAATCGTCAATCAACTCCCTTACCAAAGGGCTGCCAGTTTATACATTCGATTCTGCGTATTTGTTCTGGAACGACAGATCAGTATGGAAGAAGAATTTGACGACAATGATGAACAAGGAACAGTTTACGCTGTCCTTTATGATGGCAAGCAACCTGTTGCAACAGGACGTTTTCTTCCAGAAACGCAGACCAAAGCGCGCTTAACACGAATAGCAACCTTAAAAGAATATCGTGGTAAGGGACACGGAACAACCATTATCACAGCCCTCGAACAGTATGCCAAAGAACAAGGCTATCACCACCTCGTCATTCACGCGGAATTAACAGCCAAACCGTTTTACCAAAAGCTAGGGTATCAAGCTTTCGGGGACTGCTACATCGAAGATGGGGAACCCTGTCAATCACTCGAAAAACAGTTAACCTAA
- the arcA gene encoding arginine deiminase encodes MTQSNPIHVFSEIGKLKKVMLHRPGKEIENLMPDYLERLLFDDIPFLEDAQKEHDAFADALRNEGVEVLYLEELAAEALTSPDIREQFIKEYLEEANIRGRETKKAIYDLLNGIEDNKELIEKTMAGVQKSELPEIPAEAKGLTDLVESDYPFAIDPMPNLYFTRDPFATIGNGVSLNHMFSETRNRETIYGKYIFTYHPTYAGKVPMVYDRDETTRIEGGDELVLSKDVLAVGISQRTDAASIEKLLVNIFKENLGFKKVLAFEFANNRKFMHLDTVFTMVDYDKFTIHPEIEGDLRVYSVTYENEALKIVEEKGDLAELLAENLGVDSVELIRCGGDNLVAAGREQWNDGSNTLTIAPGVVVVYNRNTITNAILESKGLRLIKIHGSELVRGRGGPRCMSMPFEREDL; translated from the coding sequence ATGACTCAATCTAATCCTATTCATGTTTTCTCTGAAATTGGAAAACTGAAAAAAGTAATGTTACATCGACCTGGTAAAGAAATTGAAAACTTGATGCCAGACTACTTGGAAAGACTACTTTTCGATGACATTCCTTTCTTGGAAGATGCTCAAAAAGAACACGATGCTTTCGCTGACGCTCTTCGAAATGAAGGCGTTGAAGTCCTCTACCTTGAAGAATTGGCTGCTGAAGCATTGACTAGCCCAGACATCCGGGAACAATTTATCAAAGAATACCTTGAAGAAGCTAATATCCGTGGTCGTGAAACGAAAAAAGCGATCTACGACTTGTTAAATGGCATCGAAGATAATAAAGAACTGATCGAAAAAACAATGGCTGGGGTTCAAAAATCAGAACTGCCTGAAATCCCTGCAGAAGCCAAAGGATTGACAGACTTGGTGGAATCTGATTACCCATTCGCGATCGATCCAATGCCTAACCTTTACTTCACACGTGACCCATTCGCAACCATCGGTAATGGCGTTTCTCTTAACCATATGTTCTCTGAAACACGTAACCGTGAAACGATTTATGGTAAATATATCTTTACTTATCACCCAACTTATGCTGGCAAGGTTCCTATGGTTTACGATCGTGATGAAACCACTCGTATCGAAGGGGGAGATGAGCTAGTTCTTTCTAAAGATGTCTTGGCAGTGGGGATTTCTCAACGTACTGATGCGGCTTCAATTGAAAAATTATTGGTCAATATCTTTAAAGAAAACCTTGGTTTCAAGAAAGTCTTAGCCTTTGAATTTGCCAATAACCGTAAATTCATGCACCTTGACACTGTCTTTACAATGGTTGACTACGATAAATTCACTATCCACCCTGAAATTGAAGGTGACCTTCGCGTTTATTCTGTGACTTACGAAAATGAAGCGCTCAAGATCGTTGAAGAAAAAGGCGACTTAGCAGAACTCTTAGCAGAAAACCTTGGAGTTGACAGCGTTGAGTTGATTCGTTGTGGTGGTGACAACCTAGTTGCTGCAGGACGTGAACAATGGAACGATGGGTCAAACACATTGACCATTGCCCCAGGTGTTGTCGTGGTTTACAACCGAAACACCATCACCAATGCCATCTTAGAATCAAAAGGCTTACGCTTGATTAAAATTCATGGCAGTGAATTAGTTCGCGGTCGTGGTGGACCACGTTGTATGTCAATGCCATTTGAACGTGAAGACCTCTAA
- a CDS encoding aminotransferase translates to MKINAFGVEEWLNVWENDAIYDIAGSSIASMTLDEILNLHPEGKDKLLEELLNKKMNYGWIEGSPEFKEEVAKLYQTVKPSQILQTNGATGANFLALYSLIEPGDHVISLYPTYQQLYDIPRSFGAEVSLWKIKEDNDWLPSLDDLRQLVRPNTKMICINNANNPTGAIMDRTFLEELVTIANEVGAYIVSDEIYKPLEDGVDVPAIVDLYDKGISTNSLSKTYSVPGVRVGWIVSNDELADEFRKYRDYTMICAGVFDDFITTHVLKHKEIVLKRNKEIVSRNLDIVKEWIATEPRVSLTFPHHVSTSFIKLDIPEETEAFCIRLLKEKGVLLVPGNRFDMPGYARLGYCTHTETLTKGLEKLSEFLREFD, encoded by the coding sequence ATGAAAATTAATGCTTTTGGTGTCGAAGAATGGCTCAATGTTTGGGAAAATGATGCTATTTATGATATTGCAGGTAGTTCCATCGCTTCCATGACTCTTGATGAGATTTTAAACCTTCATCCCGAAGGTAAAGACAAATTATTAGAGGAACTGCTCAATAAAAAAATGAATTATGGCTGGATTGAAGGTTCACCAGAATTTAAAGAAGAAGTTGCCAAACTCTATCAAACGGTAAAACCTAGTCAGATTTTACAAACAAATGGGGCTACTGGTGCTAACTTCTTAGCTCTTTATAGTCTAATAGAACCTGGTGACCATGTTATTTCTCTTTACCCAACTTACCAGCAACTCTATGATATCCCTCGATCTTTTGGAGCCGAAGTCTCTCTCTGGAAAATCAAAGAAGACAATGATTGGTTGCCTTCTTTAGACGATTTACGTCAGTTAGTCCGACCAAATACCAAAATGATTTGTATTAATAATGCTAATAATCCTACTGGTGCTATCATGGATAGAACATTCTTAGAGGAATTAGTCACTATTGCCAATGAAGTTGGTGCTTACATCGTATCCGATGAAATTTACAAACCTCTAGAAGATGGGGTAGATGTTCCAGCAATTGTTGACCTCTATGATAAAGGCATTTCAACGAACAGTTTATCAAAAACCTATTCTGTTCCCGGTGTTAGGGTGGGATGGATTGTTTCCAATGATGAATTAGCTGATGAATTCCGCAAGTACCGCGATTATACTATGATTTGTGCCGGTGTTTTTGATGACTTTATCACTACTCATGTGCTAAAACATAAAGAAATTGTTCTCAAAAGAAATAAAGAGATTGTATCGCGTAATTTAGATATTGTTAAAGAGTGGATTGCTACCGAACCTAGAGTTTCTCTAACTTTTCCACATCATGTGTCAACTTCCTTTATTAAACTAGATATTCCAGAAGAAACAGAAGCCTTTTGTATTCGATTGCTTAAAGAAAAAGGAGTGCTTCTTGTCCCAGGAAATCGATTTGATATGCCTGGCTATGCTAGACTAGGTTATTGTACCCACACCGAAACGTTAACAAAAGGACTTGAAAAACTGTCTGAGTTTCTAAGAGAGTTCGATTAG